In Terriglobus aquaticus, the genomic window CCGTCGGCGGACAACTAATGCGCAGGTGCACTTCTTTCGCGCCCGCTGCGCGCACCATGCGCACGATCTTGCGGCTGGTCGTGCCGCGGATGATCGAATCATCGATGAGCATCACGCGCTTGCCTTCCAGCAATGCGCGAACGGGATTGAGCTTCATGCGCACGCCAAAGTCACGCACGCGCTGCTCCGGCTGAATGAATGTGCGGCCCACGTAGTGGTTGCGGATCAGGCCGAAGTTGAACGGCACGCCGCTCTCCGATGCATAGCCAAGCGCAGCGGTCACACCGCTGTCCGGCACGGGCACGATCAGGTCCACCGGCACCGCGGACTCGCGTGCAAGCTGCCGGCCCATCTCCTCACGGCTCTTCTGCACCCAGCGGCCGAAGATCTTCGAATCAGGCCGCGCGAAGTACACGTGCTCAAACACGCAGCTTGCCTGCTTCGTCTCGCGGTTGAAGTAGCGCGACGTTACGCCGTCTTCACTGACCATGACCAGTTCGCCCGGCTCCACATCACGCTCGTATTTTGCGTGCAGCAGGTCAAAGGCGCACGTCTCGCTGGCAAAGACGAACGTGTCAGGCTTACCGTCTGTACCAGGAATGCGGCCCATCGAAAGTGGGCGGAAGCCATGTGGATCGCGCGCCGCAAAGATGCGGTTGCGCGTCATCATGACGATGGAAAACGCGCCGTCCACTTGCGACAGGGAATCGGCAATGCAATCCACGAGCGTGGTCTCGCTGGAGTGCGCAATCAACTGCACAATGATCTCGGAGTCGCTGGTGGTCTGGAAGATCGCGCCGTCCCGTTCCAGTCGCTCGCGCGCGGTGCCCAGGTTCACCAGGTTGCCGTTGTGCGCAATCGCGATCAGGCCCTTGGTCGATTCCACCTTGATTGGCTGCGCGTTCAGCAGCGCGGAATCACCGGTGGTGGAGTAGCGCGTGTGCCCGATGGCAAGGTTGCCAGGCAGCTTCGCGAGTACGGGGTCGGTGAAGATTTCACTCACCAGGCCCATGCCCTTCAGGTCATGGATGTCTTCGCCATCGGCGGTAGCGATGCCGCCCGACTCCTGGCCGCGATGCTGCAGCGAGTACAGGCCCCAGTAGGTCAGCCGCGCCGCGTCCGGGTGGTTGTAAATGGCCATGACGCCGCACTCTTCGCGCAGCTTGTCAAAGTGGTCGTCGGCCTCGTGCGCCTGCATGTCGAGTGGTTCCATTTCGTCGATCATGCCAGCACCACCTCTGCTTCCAGCGCCTCGTGCAGCGCGCCTTCTGTGATAGCCTTCAACTCCGCCAACGACGCGTCCAGAAAGTGTCCGCCCGGCGTGTTTACTTCCAAGCGGTTGCCGCCGGTTTTGCCAAGCGGGTAGCTCATCAGGCCAGCGTCAGTCACCAGCTTCTCCACCTTGCCGAGATTGTCAGGGGAGCAGGTGACCAGCAGATTGCCGTCTTCCAGGAAAGAATTTGCCAACGCTGCGGCGGGCGGTTCACCCGGGAACTGGATGCGAACGCCGATGCCGTTCGTAAGCGCACACTTCGCAAGCGTTACCGGCAAGCCGCCGCTGCCGATGTCTGCCGCGGAGTGCAGTAGCGATTGCGCTGCCGCTTCCGCCAGAAAGCGGTTCGCGGCGGCTTCGTCGCTCAGATCCAGAGCGCGCAGTTCGCCCCACTCGGCACCAAAGATCACGCGCGCATATTCGGTCATGCCCATGCGCGGCGGAATGGCGAACGGATCGCGCGAGGCTCCGGCTTTTTCCTTCGGAAAGATCAGAAGGATTGAATCGCCGCTGTGCTGAAATCCACTCGGGATGGCCTTGGTCACGTCGTCCAGGATGCCGACGATGCCGAGCACAGGGGTAGGGTAGATGCCCTCGCCCTTGGTCTCGTTGTAGAGCGAGACATTGCCGCCGGTGATGGGTGTGCCGAGCGCGGTGCAGGCTTCCGCAATGCCGTCGATGGCGTTGGAAAGCTGCGCCATGATCTCCGGCTTTTGCGGATTGCCGAAGTTCAGGCAGTTGGTTGCGGAGACCGGCGTGGCGCCGGTGCAGGCCACCTTGCGCGCAGCTTCGGCAACGGCGTGCATCGCGCCCAGCTTGGGGTTCAGGTACGTCCATCGGCCGTTGCCAGCCAACGCCATAGCGATGCCGCGCTCAGGCTTGCCAGTCTGCGGATCACCTGTGCCCTTGATGCGGATGACGCCCGCCTCAGCCTCACCCGGTCCGAACACAGTGTTGGTCTGCACCATGCTGTCGTACTGCTCGTACACGTAGCGCTTGGAGCAGATGTTCGCGGACGCCAGCAGCTTCTTGAGATCCGCGGTGTAGTCGCGCGGCTTCTGCATCTCGGCCAGCACATGCGCGGGAGCCTCCGCGGCAATCGGCGCCTTCCAGGTACCCACGGGACGGTGATAGACCGGAGCGTCATCGGTGAGCGATTCATTGGACAGGTCCGCGACCAGTTCCCCGTGGTGGCGAACGCGCATGCGGTTTTCAGGAATTACGGTACCGACCACCGAAGCGTCGAGGCCCCACTTGTCGAAGACGTCCAGCACTTCCTGCTCGCGGCCGGCGTGGGCCACCAGCAGCATGCGCTCCTGCGATTCAGAGAGCATGATCTCGTAGCTGGTCATGCCGGAGTCGCGCTGCGGCACCAGATCGAGTTCGATCTCGAGACCCACGCCACCGCGCGCGCCCATCTCACAGGTGGAGCAGGTAAGGCCGGCGGCGCCCATATCCTGAATGCCGGCAACCGCACCGGTCTTCATCGCCTCAAGGCAGGCTTCCAGCAGCAGCTTTTCCAGGAACGGGTCGCCCATCTGGACGTTGGGCCGCTTCTGCTCGCTGCCTTCGGTGAATTCTTCGCTGGCCATGGTCGCGCCGTGAATGCCGTCGCGGCCCGTCTTCGCGCCCACGTAAATCACCGGGTTGCCGACGCCGGTGGCCTTGGCATAGAAGATCTCATCGTGGCGCACAAGGCCGAGCGCAAAGGCGTTCAGCAGCGGATTCCCGCTGTAGCAGATCTCAAAACGCGTCTCGCCACCCAGGTTCGGAACGCCGAAGCAATTACCGTAGCCAGCGACGCCATGCACGACGCCTTCCATAACGCTGCGGTTCTTCGCGTAGTCGATGGCGGCAGAGGGAACAGGGCTGAGGGAAGAGGCAACACTCGCCGCGGATGCAGTCGCAGCGTCTGCTTCTTCTGAGGTGTCTTCGGTCGCGCCGTGGAAGGGCTCCGTCGCCTCGACGGACGTCTGAGCTGTTGCCTGAGCCCTATCGCCTGATCCCTGCTTCTCCGGCAGCAGCGGGCCGAAGCGCAAGGAATCCATTACAGCCAGGGGTCGCGCGCCCATGGTGAAGATGTCGCGCAGAATGCCGCCCACGCCGGTTGCGGCGCCCTGGTACGGCTCAATGTAGCTGGGGTGATTGTGCGATTCAATCTTGAACGCGCAGGCCCAGCCGTCGCCCACGTCAATAATGCCAGCGTTCTCGCCCGGACCCTGTACCACCGCTCCGGGGCCGCTGGTGCGATCGCCCTTCGTCGGCAAGCGCTTCAGGTGAACGCGGCTCGACTTGTACGAGCAGTGCTCTGACCACATCACGCTGTAAATACCCAGCTCCGTCAACGACGGGGTGCGGCCGAGCGCGGCGAGGATCTTTGCGTACTCGTCTTCGGTAATGCTGTGGGTTTTCAGCAGCCCGGCAAGCTGTGCGGGCGTTGCCTGAATGGGCCTGGGTACGTCGTGCGGGGCGGACGGTGCAACCGGTGTTCCCGTGACCGCGACCTCCGCCTCGTGGGTGCTGGCTGTGGGCTGGCTCACACAGCTAGTGTCGCACGCTCCTCCTGTGCAATCGGAGTGCTGGCCGGTTCTCCCGGAGGAGTTGCCGGCAGGTAGAGCACAAACTGCGTGCCGGACGCACCCTGCCGCGTGCTGCTGGTGAACTGCATCGTGCCGCCGTGACGCTGCAGGATTTCGGCCGAAATGGAGAGACCCAGCCCGGTGCCACTGGCACCCTTGGTCGTGAAAAACGGCTCAAGGATGCGCGCCTGGTCCGCCTCAGAGATACCCTGGCCGGTGTCGGCGGCAACCACCTGCACGCCGTCCTTGTATTTCTGCACGGACAGGTCCAGCCGGCCTCCCAGCGGCATGGCGTCGATCGCGTTGCCGACCAGGTTGGCAAAGACCTGCCGAATCTCACCGGCGCGGCACGTCACTCGCGGTGCGGCGGGATCCCAGTCCTTGTTGACGACGATGCCCGCCCTCTTCAGCCGTTTGTCAAAAATCACCAGCGCCGATTCAAACAGTTCGGCCAGTGACGTGGAGGTGGGCGCGCCCTGCTGACGGTAGAACTTCAGCGTATGTGCCGTAATTTCGGCAATGCGGGCAAGTTCGTCCTGCGCCATACGAAGGTATTCGCGCTCGGCCTCGCCAACATTGCCGTGCTCGGCCAGATACAGCAGGTTTGTGACGGCTTCCAACGGATTGTTGATTTCGTGAGAGATCGAGGCGGCGATCTTGCCGGCCGCGCTCAGACGTTCCGCACTGCGAGTAGCTTCCTGCGCGGCGAAGCGGGCCTGGTTTGTCGCTTCCAGCAGGCGCACCTTGTCCCGCGAAAAGACCACCAGGAGTCCAACGGTGAAGATAAGCGCATTCCCAACACCAACGCGCCCCAGTTCCGCACCGCTGAACGAGTTCGGACCGACCACGCTGGTTGCGCCTGCAGGCAGCATCATCGCAAACATACCGGTGTAGTGCATGCCGCAAATCGCCAGACCCAGTACCAGCGAAGCGATAGCCTGGCGGCGTGCGCTAAACTCGCCCCGTCCACTGCGGCGGAACAGGTCCAGCGCAACGAACGATGCGCCAAACGCAATCAGCGCAGACAGCAGCACCAGCGGCCGGCTCCACATCTCGGGCTCCGTGAAGCGCAGGGCGCTCATGCCGATGTAGTGCATGCCGCAAATGCCTGCCCCAACCAGCAGGGCTCCGGCCAGCATGTGGTTGCGCTTCGCTCCGGCGCGATGGCGAATAGTAATGCGCACTGCCAGCCATGAAGCGACCACGGCGGCAAGAACCGACAACAGGGTTCGATCCAACGCGTAGTACAGCGGAAAAGGCGGTTTCCACGCCAGCATCCCGACAAAGTGCATGGACCAGATGCCTAGACCGAGCGTGGCACCGCTGATGAAAGTCCAGAGCTCGGGCCGGGTGCTGTAGCGCGTGTGTTCGATCGACTCGAACGCGACGTAGCCCGCGAGCGAGGCGATGACAAACGAGAACAAGACCGTCCACAAATCGAAGTAGCCGGGCAAAGCGAGTTTCTCCGCCCCCAGCTTACAGGCGATAGCCGTCAGAAGGCACGGTGAACTTCCGCTCCGGCGAAGATCATTTTCTTGCCCGCCGGCGAGAAAAAGCGGTCCATGCTGGTGGGTTCGGTCGCGCTTGCCCGGTCCAGTGCCTCCACCTGCTCCCGCGAAAGTTGCAGATCGAGCGCCGCCAGATTGCTGCGCAACTGCTCGACCGTCTTCGCGCCCAGAATGGTCGAGGTCACGCCTGGCCGACTGTACACCCAGGCCAGCGCCATCTGGGCGAGGTCTAAGCCAGCCTCGGCAGCCACCTGCCGCACGCGCTCCAGCACCTGCCAGTTCCGCTCCGTGAACTTCTGGAACGAGGGGAGGTTCAGGTCCAGCCGGCCGCCTCCCTGCTGTGCGCTGCCGCTGGCGTTGCGCGAATACTTGCCGGCCAGAAAGCCTGCTGCCAGCGGACTCCAGGGCGTAATGCCCATGCCGCACACCTCCGCCGCCTTCACGTATTCCGCTTCGATCTCACGGCTGGTCAGCGAGTACTCCATCTGCAGGGCGATCGGGCCGGGAACGCCCCGTGCCTCCGCCAGCGTCGCTATGCGTGTGGCGTACCAGGCTGGCACGTCAGACAAGCCGAAGTAGCGAATCTTGCCAGCGCGAATCAGGTCGCCCATGGATTGCAGGACTTCGTCGATCGGCGTCACCTGGTCCCAGGCGTGCATCCAGAGCAGGTCCACATAGTCGGTGCGCAGGCGGCGCAGCGATCCCTCCAGCGCACGAATGAGGTTCTTGCGGCTGTTGCCGCCCAGCAGCGGCCGTCCCGGGTTGGGGTTGAAGGTGTACTTGGTCGCCAGCACCACGTCGTCGCGCAGTCCGGCCTCCGCGATGTAGCCACCCAGCAGTTCCTCGCTGCGGCCCTTTGCATACACGTCCGCCGTGTCAAGGAAGTTGCCGCCGGCGTCGATGTAGGCGCGGAAGACCTGCTCGCTCACATCGTCCGGCGATCCCCACCGCGGCGTTCCGAAGGTCATGGTGCCCAGGGCAACGGGAGAGACCAGGAGGCCGGAGCGGCCCAGGGTACGCAAATCGTTCGGCTTCATCACCGCATTGGATGCTCCGCAGCAGCAGAGGCGGCGCGGCGCAGCGGCGGACCGTATGCTGAACGAGCATGGAACCATCCAACGATCTCGATCGGGCGATCCTAGCGGCACGCGCCGGGAGCTTGTCGCAGCAGGACTTCATCGCCGCCCTGGTCCACAGCACAATCGCCGTCCCCAGCCGGACGGAGGTGCTCACCGAACTGAGCGAGATCCGACCCATCCTGCTCGACAAGGGGAACGAAACATTCGTCGCCGCATTCACGGAGCCGTCCTATGCGGACGCATTCCGGCACATGGCGGGCTTCTGTGTCGAGATCGAAGCCTTGGCCTGGCTGCGGGCTATCCCGCGCGACATCGGCCTGGTGATCAATCCGGGCATGGACGCGGCCATCCAGTTTTCAGCCGCGGGGGTTCAGCAGATTGTGCGTAACTTCTCGCCGGTGCCAATCAACTAGCCGGTTCCGCAGGCCGCGCCGTTCGTTGCCTTGGAGCGGAGCACTATCGCCCGGTGGAACCAAAGCCGCCTGCACCGCGGACCGTCGCCTGCTGCGAGTCGTCCATCGCGGCGACTTCGACAAACTCCGCCTCGATGCGCCGCACTAGGCGCAACTGTGCAACCCGGTCTCCTGCGGCCAGGGTCACCGGAGCATCCGTCACATTGATCAGCACAACTTTGATTTCGCCGCGGTAGCCCGGATCGATCACGCCTGCCAGCGTGGTGATGCCTCGCATGGCGAGTCCGCTGCGGTCCTCGACCAGCGCACCATATTCGGGAGGAAACGCCATCGCCAGCCCGGTCGGAACTACGCAGGTCTGCTGCGGCATCACCGTTGCGGGAGCAACGCTGTACAGGTCTGCGGCCAAGTCACCGTATGGGCCATGGTGCGCGTAACGCGGCAGTTTGGCGTCGGGGTGCAGGCGGGCAACGGAGACCTGAAGCATGGGGTCAGCATACCGCTGCCGACGGCTTACGCCTGTGGAAGCCAGCAGAGATCAGGTCTGTTCGTAAGTCTGAACCGCGCGCCTATGGCGGCGCGATTCACCGCGGTCCCGCAGCATGGTCCGGGCGCTGCAAGCGCGGCAACGCCACGGATACATGCCGACCAGGGCAAAGACGAACCTCTCCATGAAGCCCTGTCGGCTGCTCCGACGCAGATTGCTGTGCCCGCATCCGGAACAAACACGTTCCACCATCATCTGCACTCCTGCGTTACCCGGTTTGCGGCTGGGGAAGACAAACCACATCCTCCTAACTGCACGCAATACTCCGTTAGACGCAATTTGGGGAACTTGGACCGAATCGGAACTGTATTTTTCTGACACACCGGAGCGTTCGGACCGGCGACTGCTCCTCGCGATCCGAACACCCCGGCTGCGGTGTGTCTGCTACCGAACGGACGGTGGAATCGGGTTCCGCTCCTGAAACTGCCGCTGGTGCCAA contains:
- the purF gene encoding amidophosphoribosyltransferase; amino-acid sequence: MIDEMEPLDMQAHEADDHFDKLREECGVMAIYNHPDAARLTYWGLYSLQHRGQESGGIATADGEDIHDLKGMGLVSEIFTDPVLAKLPGNLAIGHTRYSTTGDSALLNAQPIKVESTKGLIAIAHNGNLVNLGTARERLERDGAIFQTTSDSEIIVQLIAHSSETTLVDCIADSLSQVDGAFSIVMMTRNRIFAARDPHGFRPLSMGRIPGTDGKPDTFVFASETCAFDLLHAKYERDVEPGELVMVSEDGVTSRYFNRETKQASCVFEHVYFARPDSKIFGRWVQKSREEMGRQLARESAVPVDLIVPVPDSGVTAALGYASESGVPFNFGLIRNHYVGRTFIQPEQRVRDFGVRMKLNPVRALLEGKRVMLIDDSIIRGTTSRKIVRMVRAAGAKEVHLRISCPPTVSPCFYGVDTPHKRDLIAANNSLEEITRFIEADSLAYLSLDGLIHACTIGDEKPVRYCTACYTGDYPTQWVDVDEILPAVASA
- the purL gene encoding phosphoribosylformylglycinamidine synthase subunit PurL, with the protein product MSQPTASTHEAEVAVTGTPVAPSAPHDVPRPIQATPAQLAGLLKTHSITEDEYAKILAALGRTPSLTELGIYSVMWSEHCSYKSSRVHLKRLPTKGDRTSGPGAVVQGPGENAGIIDVGDGWACAFKIESHNHPSYIEPYQGAATGVGGILRDIFTMGARPLAVMDSLRFGPLLPEKQGSGDRAQATAQTSVEATEPFHGATEDTSEEADAATASAASVASSLSPVPSAAIDYAKNRSVMEGVVHGVAGYGNCFGVPNLGGETRFEICYSGNPLLNAFALGLVRHDEIFYAKATGVGNPVIYVGAKTGRDGIHGATMASEEFTEGSEQKRPNVQMGDPFLEKLLLEACLEAMKTGAVAGIQDMGAAGLTCSTCEMGARGGVGLEIELDLVPQRDSGMTSYEIMLSESQERMLLVAHAGREQEVLDVFDKWGLDASVVGTVIPENRMRVRHHGELVADLSNESLTDDAPVYHRPVGTWKAPIAAEAPAHVLAEMQKPRDYTADLKKLLASANICSKRYVYEQYDSMVQTNTVFGPGEAEAGVIRIKGTGDPQTGKPERGIAMALAGNGRWTYLNPKLGAMHAVAEAARKVACTGATPVSATNCLNFGNPQKPEIMAQLSNAIDGIAEACTALGTPITGGNVSLYNETKGEGIYPTPVLGIVGILDDVTKAIPSGFQHSGDSILLIFPKEKAGASRDPFAIPPRMGMTEYARVIFGAEWGELRALDLSDEAAANRFLAEAAAQSLLHSAADIGSGGLPVTLAKCALTNGIGVRIQFPGEPPAAALANSFLEDGNLLVTCSPDNLGKVEKLVTDAGLMSYPLGKTGGNRLEVNTPGGHFLDASLAELKAITEGALHEALEAEVVLA
- a CDS encoding MHYT domain-containing protein; the encoded protein is MPGYFDLWTVLFSFVIASLAGYVAFESIEHTRYSTRPELWTFISGATLGLGIWSMHFVGMLAWKPPFPLYYALDRTLLSVLAAVVASWLAVRITIRHRAGAKRNHMLAGALLVGAGICGMHYIGMSALRFTEPEMWSRPLVLLSALIAFGASFVALDLFRRSGRGEFSARRQAIASLVLGLAICGMHYTGMFAMMLPAGATSVVGPNSFSGAELGRVGVGNALIFTVGLLVVFSRDKVRLLEATNQARFAAQEATRSAERLSAAGKIAASISHEINNPLEAVTNLLYLAEHGNVGEAEREYLRMAQDELARIAEITAHTLKFYRQQGAPTSTSLAELFESALVIFDKRLKRAGIVVNKDWDPAAPRVTCRAGEIRQVFANLVGNAIDAMPLGGRLDLSVQKYKDGVQVVAADTGQGISEADQARILEPFFTTKGASGTGLGLSISAEILQRHGGTMQFTSSTRQGASGTQFVLYLPATPPGEPASTPIAQEERATLAV
- a CDS encoding aldo/keto reductase — protein: MKPNDLRTLGRSGLLVSPVALGTMTFGTPRWGSPDDVSEQVFRAYIDAGGNFLDTADVYAKGRSEELLGGYIAEAGLRDDVVLATKYTFNPNPGRPLLGGNSRKNLIRALEGSLRRLRTDYVDLLWMHAWDQVTPIDEVLQSMGDLIRAGKIRYFGLSDVPAWYATRIATLAEARGVPGPIALQMEYSLTSREIEAEYVKAAEVCGMGITPWSPLAAGFLAGKYSRNASGSAQQGGGRLDLNLPSFQKFTERNWQVLERVRQVAAEAGLDLAQMALAWVYSRPGVTSTILGAKTVEQLRSNLAALDLQLSREQVEALDRASATEPTSMDRFFSPAGKKMIFAGAEVHRAF
- a CDS encoding SseB family protein, producing MEPSNDLDRAILAARAGSLSQQDFIAALVHSTIAVPSRTEVLTELSEIRPILLDKGNETFVAAFTEPSYADAFRHMAGFCVEIEALAWLRAIPRDIGLVINPGMDAAIQFSAAGVQQIVRNFSPVPIN
- the dut gene encoding dUTP diphosphatase — protein: MLQVSVARLHPDAKLPRYAHHGPYGDLAADLYSVAPATVMPQQTCVVPTGLAMAFPPEYGALVEDRSGLAMRGITTLAGVIDPGYRGEIKVVLINVTDAPVTLAAGDRVAQLRLVRRIEAEFVEVAAMDDSQQATVRGAGGFGSTGR